Part of the Pieris brassicae chromosome 11, ilPieBrab1.1, whole genome shotgun sequence genome, tttatggCGGACTCGAGCGTACATAAATTGGATATCCGTTTTATGCGATAtcgatgataaaaataatcacattTTGGTGTCAGCCATATTGGAATTAGTAATTAACCTAAGCTGAGTGAAGTAGATATTATGTTCTTAGTAGCGGTTTTATTGTTGCAATTgtcttattacaaaataaaagatgttATTAGACCATGAAAAGagatattaatatactttatcaACCATTTCAAGCTTCTGTTTCCTAGTTACCCACggttaagttattttgttttacttagtTGCCTAACGTCTTAAGGTCGATCATTATACTCACTGAGGTTATACATCATTTATCATTACAATAACCGTTAAAGTAAAGAAACGCggtcattaatttatattttaatagtgtaGTAATGAGTCGAGTACCAAGAATTCCGTTTCGATCGTGCAGTATTGGAACATTTCCTTTTAATAACTCGTTCATGATTGGCGTGACAAGGTTTAATTAGCATTATATTGAGAAACACAAACACGATATGGAAATAAGAATTGAAAACGACAATTTTACTGCCAGATTCGGATAAAACAGCGATTTTCACGCGAGATGACCACATCGCACGAATCTGGGTAATCGCAATATCACGGCCATAAAAAGTAACGATAAACTTTTTACGATAGCGAgaggataaaataaatacagctaTAATTCGCCCCCTCGCAGacaggattttttttctttctctaATAATGGATATAAACTCTACAAGAATATAATGGCAGTAAAAGCAAGAAGGGAGGCGAGCGACGCCGGTTTCCTACAATCATCCATTCGTCTCGATGTTATTTCGTGTTTATTATACGGTCGCTAATTTAACGGCTCTGACGGCTAATGTGTGAGAAGGTCTTATGTACTCCTCTAAGTAATGCCCTTTTCTGAGATTACGTACATTAAATACTTGGATTTTTGTCCTTTAAACTTAGTTAAAGTTTAAACTTAGTTTTAAAgtcagaaataaataattgtctcGTCAATTTCGTCGCCGTGAACCTCATTTCCTTGAAAGCCGATTCAGCATACACCCTCTTTCCTAAAGTCATTGTTGTTAATTCATGACGCGTTGTGTAAAAGAGCCTTTCATatagaaaatgaaatgaatgaatctTTAGTCTTTTGTTCGGTAAATGTTTTTCAGACTTAAACAATAGACGCAAACTCTGTCGGATCAACTGTTCAAATTCATATTTCTCTTATGAAACAcaaatcttaataattttctattgtatacaattattctagtttttatcattattaaaacacACACGATaccaagttttaaaataatgaatgtcATTTTGGACAATAATTACGTATACGCAGTGGTTTTTtactacttttgtttttaatgactTTTTACGTTTCATCAATTTTATGGgcatataaattcattttattattttaattaacatgcGATATCTACACGTGACTGCAAAATGTTGTTTTTGCTTACAAGATTTTCATTCAGCCATTAAGATCAGTCTCAAACACTTAACTTGCCAATTTTAATCTgtgaaaatgtaataaaaggtaaagtttaaagttattttaaactaatataaaaacgtCAAACCTGGTACAGAGAGCACTCAACTACTATCTAAGTATCATTTACATTTCACGGAAGGTGGTAGAGCATGCTCCTCTTATTACTCAAAGgagaattgttttaaaatgtaaaatcaaAGTCTCTTTAGTCCATACTTACAGTACCTTTGCTAAATGCAATCCAGGTTCGTCAACATCCATCTGACGACACAGCACTTGTAATTTTCAATACTAACAACACTACACAAGGACACTATGGACACAAACGGCAAACGAAATAAAACGATGCATTAGGGATTTTTGTAAAAagatagttatatttttggcATTGGACTATGACACAATATAATACTATGATATGCTAAGTAAGCGCATTATAAAGACTTTTACATGCCGAATATTTGTTAATCAGACTATTCATCAGAGGactctttatattatataattttaacaaacataacTGCTTACAAAATGAGAATAGAGTACGAATCTAGTTCACTCGGGACTGTCCTATATCATCACCTATCGAAAACATAACTATAACTAGTTttattcgtaatatttttttctcacttTCATGTTTTTACTCTATaggtacatattatttttatataatacaatttttgaacATATATTTATCGATATGATATCTTATACAGAAATACGCAACGAATCAGCGACCgtacaataatttatgaagCGTCGGTTACTGCGAATAAATAGGTTCGAGTCGGTGGGCAACCTGCCGTCCGCCGGCGGGTCCGACTGACGTCAGCCGTCGCGCGTCCACAACACATAACTCCACGTTCAGACAATATATCAACGCACATAGGTACTATTTGGTATGGGGTCCATCCGCGAGTCGCGGGGCACTTAACACTAGCTAATTACAACGAAACATCACAGAATGCGGCCCGAGCGGCTACATGTAGATCGGCAGCTGCTGCAGCGCTCGCTTGTCGAAGCGCTCGTAGTGCGCTGGGGGCGGCAGAGCACGGATATCACAGTCCAGCGCCTCGGGCGGCAGGTATGGGTGCGCCTTGAGCCGTCCACGGGAAAGTTTGCTCCCTTCCGTTAGATACTCAAGCCTGTAGCGCCGCGCATCTTCGGGTAAGCGTGCCCTCTGTGCTGCAGCTGGTTGGGGCGGCGGTACTGGTGGGGCAGGTGCAGCGCGGCAACAGCGTCTAGCCTGGCGGCCACGGCTTCGGGCGTCCGGTGCGGCTGCCGCTGGCGTGGGACCCAGCCCGCCGCCCGCCGGCACCGCGCCCTCCGTCCGTGGCAGATTATTCACGAACGGCACACGCCTAAGGCTTTCGAGCCTCCGGAAATGCGAGGGGTGGATCATGAGCAATGGCTCGATCTTGACGCCCTGCGGCGGCTTGGCACAATCGGGAAGCTCGTATTCGATACTGCAGTCTACGTGTAAAGGCACCGAGTAATCCTTTGGAGCGAGCGAGGCGGGCCGGGTATCCCGCCGGAAGCGGTCAGCGGCAAAGTCGGCCTCGCCGCGGGCGTAGCCCGTCATTGTGCGGGCGCGGCCTCACGGCATGTGCGCCGCGGGGCGCGCGCCGATCAGCTGATCTTGTTAGGGAAAGCGCGCAAAACGTGCGCGCAATTCGGCGACGATCGCTAGACTGAGCGAGCGGGCGGCACGCGTGCGCGGTGTGATCCCTTCCCCCTGTACTCCCTCCGCGGAGTCCCAGCGCCGAGTCGCGGGGCGGCCCGGCGGCCGCGCTCCGCTCGATAAAGATGGCGACGCTTGCGCTGTCCGCTAGGCCACGGGGTGCTTGCAGGGCGCAGTCGTGAAGGCTCAGCGAATGTCACACAGCTGATCGGGCCACGTATTAGGCGCCGCGAGACAAAGAAACTTGAAATTCATATTTCTCATTGACGCGACTGTCGCTGTTATCGCTAAAATAAACTACCAAATTCTACgtgattatatataaattatataaatttgaacacaatttttgtgtttttcacAGTAGTTATAATGGCAAGGTACCTAGGTAGAAAAGGTACTTTTTATGCACTGTACATATTAgctaatacaaaacaaatatttacaaaaatccgATGAAATACAGATTAAAATAATCAGCAAGGCTCGGTTACGTCTACAGGTTACTTTTATGGTTAGTACTGAATAAAATTTCAAGAAACATAACATAAGCTATCACTgatattcaataaaacattCTTTATATCATCTGTAGAAGCAAATTACGACTGAAAGGTCTTCGGTAACGTAGCTGTATCCGCAAACCACGAAACCTGAGCGGCTGGGAGAAGACTTGATGCGGGCTGCAGGCTAGTAAGATATGCGGTTTGATCGTCCCACAGGTCATTCTAGCGTACATTCAATGAAGCGGTGGAATCATCAGcgttgaataataaaaaaagatttgatTTCTTTTCTATTATCCATGCAGTGAAGGAGAAAATTACGAGAAAACCAGGGACTgggatttataaatttaaaaagatttaaaaaaaagggaaAGACGGTTGATCTCTCTCATGTAAAAAGAACATATTCTATAACAATAATCACGTATCAGGGATATTAccatattgatatttatttaattatatttatcttgactctctattttattacatgtaaTAACTCCGAAGTAATTGTTATGCATGTATAAAGattttcatatgtattttttattattaatttattaattaaatagatacataaatcaaGACCACCAAGACTGCCAGGAATCACTTTTGAATTACgtgtttgttaattatattttatgcttaTTTACTGTTTGagacatatatgtatatgtactaagaaaaattttgtaaacacaACATTATTTGCACTCAGTCGTAAACATATTATGGAAAACAATGAATACATTAGAGTAAAGGTCTTATTCAGGCATCGACCGCGACACGAGAGCCTCGAGCCTTGTATTTATACACAAGAGATATGGAATATGTATGAATTGCATATTAACAAACACTTCAACTAGCTGGTAAACGCGGCTTCGCTCATGCGTaggtaaaacaaattattttcaacatTCTTTAAATACTTTACTTAAAGCTTTAAAAACCCCAAAGAGTTTATTCTCTTAGTTTCGAACGGAGTTGTCTTGCAAAACTCTGTACATTCGTTATGAATCCCCTTTTGCAGGCCTTCCTCGAATGTGATAATTGATCCAAAATCTTCATTTGCGCCGGATATGCTTCTTTCATAGTGATACAGtggtaagattttatttaccaTATTCATATAATCATATTTACTAGAAGTATCTGACCTAGTGAAATTCACAGAAACGTCTTGATGCTACGAAGAGCTGACCAATACTGGTGCTCAGCTCCTCGCTCGCAAAAGGACGCAAGGACCTCGCTTAATACAGAGAGAACTTGGCAGAAAATGAACAAAGTAGTCGTTCATTCCCGCTCTCCGCTCCGTCTAGTTGACCTCGTTGTCAGTGGAAggcgaaataaattattttaaaaactctttCTTAGTGGAAGGCAAAAACCATTATCATTTCAAACTCCGTTCCGCCAGTCCACTATATCTCGCTCAACACTTACGCAGTGGAAGGCGGATATTAGTGGTATATATGACTCCTGTATGCAAAAAAATCGTGTTGTATTCTTGAAACTCTGGGAGTCTCTTCGCGCATAGTATCGACTCGCTATAAGACCTACAACTGCAGGACTTCAGAGCAGGCTATAAAGAAAATCAGTCATTGTAGATTTGATATGATCTAAGATTACTCTTACAAACAcactaaaaaacaatattagtttcattaaatttatatttaaactacgCACCGTCAACCGTCAAATTGCCCTCGAGTTTGCACTATAGATGCGCCACGATGATTGCGTTTGTCACTTAAGCGATCATCTGTCTCATTCCATCACAACGTCACCGCAATTTcatagaaagagacgaaagagctAATTTACGTCGTCTCTTTctgtaaaactaaaatcaacAACTTCTCTTAAAAAGTGGTAATTTCTAAGTACGAATTATACGTTTAATTTACTTCGGTTATCCCAatgtataaatagtaaatactaTGTAAAAGTATATACTTTCAACGGAGGCTGGGTGGTTCCTTTATCTGTTGAGATGAATAGAGAGATTGTCTCCCCTTCCGAGACCACATCTCGGAGCGGTCTAGCGTTAACAATTACAAGCGACAATGTCGTTTGAGCTTTAACAGGCATCCtttgtacattatttttcaattccCGTCTTGCtcacattttatacattttgacaGGTGATTCATTTCTGAAATCTACTCTGACACACTAACAAGAGCATATTACACAGAAaatggtataataaaaattgtttaaaattcaatacataaCGTGAGACGAGGTACCGACTATTTGACACTTGCTGAATTACCATTCAAAACTGTTCGTTTCAGTATAATAATTGTgatttaaattcttaattgATGAAACCCTTTTATGTTAggtaattataaacataaatatacttaGACGGCTAGACTATGCAATACtcttcaatatttttagtatggcCGGATattgccaaatattttttgtatatccGATAAATGTTTAGTGTCCCATCCGTATGTCAGGACCGATCGCATTAATAATCGAAATCAAAAATACTGCAATATTTCTCAGCCATATAATTGCTGTCTTGCTATAAGGCCTAAGTGCTTCCCTATTTCATGCTACGTGAAATTTGCCACCAATTCGTTCGAATAGCGTTATGTTCGTTTGTGTTATTTTGGTTATAATTACTTGGTACTTGGTCCAGCCATGTATGTGGTTCGTGTAAACACAAAATAGTTAGCCATATACTGTTGCAGAAATAATTCCgagatataaatttttgagCTCTGCATCAaaagtttgtttatattttcgaGATATAGGCGGCAATGATGTAGCCACATATTTCATTGAAAGTGCAGCCCTTCTAGAGGCTCCTTTCCAAAACTGTCCATTGCCCCATGTCTCCAACATGGGATTACGGGACTTGTATTTAACTGGTTAATTTCTATACATTCTTATTTACTTGATAAAACTGACCACACTGGCATCAATGTTCAAAATATCTACCTATTATCACATAAGATTGAATAAACGCAGTACACAATAGGTATAAAGTTGATACGACGGTGTATTTAAGCAATAGGAGGGTTATGTCGTGCAGGGAGGAGGTTGGAGCGATATTGCGCGACACTAAGTCGCCTTTTGTTATTTTCCCGAACAAAAgaggaatatttttaaagaactcTTCAAATAAATGGCTTTTGTTCAGATATCGTTTGATAAATATAGCGAAAGTTTCGGCGCTCACAAATACAATGACAACTACGGTCGGTCGGTCTTCGGGTTTTTATTGCCCAAACAAATCAATtctatagaataatatttcttgTTATTGATAAACTTATGCGTTTATcaggtatatattttatatatagactGTGTTATGCTGATAAAGCGGATATActatagttttaaaacatatagttaaagatatttataacaGCTTTAAAATACGTCATACACTATTGTAACTAATTGACTGTCTCTTTCCATCACAGTGTAATTATGATTTGATAGACAGGGGCCAATGATGGTAAACggctttagtttttatgaataaattggGGAgtctttaatttatgtatcatttttttttgctgCAGTCTACTTACTAACTTAACTTTGAATGAGAAATTAAAGAGCCACATTCTGTCTTTCCAAGATCGATATATATTTGTTccaataatgttatttttaattaggttGATCGAAtcgaaaactatttattaccaAGGCATAATTCCTCAACTGTTATAGTATTTCCTATAGAACttttgtttctatttaaaataacgctTGAAAGCCtggatataaattatatttaagaattttttttagctTGAAACGGATTTGCGCGGCTGGGCACATTTCTCACTTATTATTTACGTATTGTGCCATTCAGTATTGAGTAGATCGCACACCCGCTGTGTGTGTACAGAGTGAGTCCGTCACACACGATTTGTTCGCTAACTAATGTACATTACCTTTTCAAGCATCATAAACTATGCACACCCAATTTTAACAgtggtatatataataaaactagggCTTATCGAGAGGAATCCTGCAAAGAAGACCTTGCCCGTAGAAAATTCCTTTAAAGATCTGTGGTGACAACAATTTGAAATATGCTAGAATATCAAGACTTTGGCGTCCGGCAAAATTCTCAAGTCGAGACAAAATGCGATCCACTCCTATGCAGCTCAGCGCTGCGAGCAGAACTCCACCTCGGACGATTTGAAAATTctgcaataaatataattgctgTTCATTACCGTTAAAAACTCGTTTCGCGCTTGGAAAAATCCTTATGTGGAGCCAaaagtttgtaaaattaaactttgaCGGCTTCATCTCTGAACATTTGAAAATCCTTCATAAAAATACCAGACCAAGTAAAATTGAATTAAGGTACCAAAAAGTTTTCCGCGACTTCGAAACGATATGCCTTCACAGCTCGCGTGGAAACGCTGTTAGCCAATActcaacaattttaaaaatacgtgCTCTGTCATTCCGAAGAATGTATATTTTGCAATCGATAATGTCTTAAAGTCGGGATAATAGGTTACATAATAGTATAAGAAACGTTATTTGGTATCAGGAATAATAAAACAGGCTTCAAAAAGGCGCTAGAAGGAATCTCTACCGACGCGAGTactgtataaaataagaataaaaaggTCTGtcagatatttttatctttgttttatataaatttaatattacgatCGCATTCAATGCTGGTTTTAAATGGAGGACGGTCTGAAGCTTAGAATTAGCGGGCAAAAGGAAGAATAATTGTGGGTGTGAGTATGAAtaagattaatatatatattattgtataaataggtgCAGTATAAAAAGACAACATTATCTTCTTTTTTCAATACTTatacctttttaatatttaaatataagtaccACATGTTGTAATTAGTAAGTcgttatttcaaaatttgtaGTTGGTTTCCATAATTTTGTAACGAAATTTTTGTGCATTAACATTATTGAATGAGTAATAACATCAAACAGCAACGTTGCATGTAGGATGTCTAACCTATGATTGTTCAATGGCCATTTTGTTTGTGATATTTTAGATGTAAAGAGAATTGACGACTGTTTTGTTCATGACGTTGATACGGCCATGGACAGGACATGAAGGACggcaaataattgtaaatttaaattcatttagaTTTTCTATTGAAGTTCATGAGAGTTATTAGTTTTAGGATTaggaataaatatttcattaatatatttacaattttataaaataataaagtatttaatataaacataagccTATGAATACTAACTTTGacacttaataattattatttaaaaaacaaaagtcattatataatatacatggtCTAGAGAATtctatacataatacatatattatgtattcatcTCTCATTAcgtattagtaatatatgCATATGTTGTGCTGTAGCTTTCAATAAATCAAACTAGCATTAAATGCATACATCCCAGGCTGTGATCTAGATAATATATAGGTCTACAGAGTTACTAAGGaatcaatgttttatataaaagaaaaataagattGTAAAACCTTTCCTTCTGTGCGTTGGTTCAAATAGGTAACTAGTTTCAAAGTAGGACTATGGAACTTATTTCCTGTCTCCCAGCTCAAACTCGAACTCTATATTTCCattaaatattctttctaCAAACATTATAGTTGCCAAATGTATTTCTAACAGAACATTAACATTCTGAcggttttaaatgttatatgcgCCCGaagcttttatatattttttaatatttttgtcttagGAGGCTTTTCAAATTATCTATAGCTCAATTTAGTCGTTCACACGTTTTGTTCAAAATCGAACACAAAGAGTTCACCTGGGACCAGCGGCTCGGGTCATGTGCAAATCGACTACTATTGTGTCCGTGATGATGTATTCATCCGCCAAATTCCATTGTAGGTATAGGTATAGCTTTCACTTCAGCgtaaaattaaagattaaaaattacttttcatAGCACTAAAAGGTTCAaagttctgttttttttttacttaattcattttatagtACATAAAAGGTACATCGGTGTAGAAGGGTTTTGTGAAATACCGTGCGCATTGTGTGATTGTTATCCAATATCACATATCAGTTCAAATACTGACTGCACGACAACTACTTATTATTGACTGTCGCAGCGGAAATCGAATTCCGAGCCgtcacttaaaaaataatgaaaggaAAGTAGCGGTGTATGAACGGAAAGTATGGGTCGTTAGCATTTGGACTGTTACAACAGGAGGCCGAACACGAtcaatttaaatactattaaagtacatttatatacacatttacatatataaactaaaacttgAATTATTTTGAGTGAGTTTGTCTCTAATTTAAAGTTACGATTACGAAAAAGAAATTCGCCAAATatgttattcttattattttatatccttCTACGGGGAATTAAGATACTGATAGGTTGAGTCATAACTACTTCTTGTTATTAGTTAGTAATAAGAATGCATTGACATTTCCTTAGGTCGGAAACATAATACGTAATTTTTGCAATGgggaaaattttattaaatttgccAGACAATACACGTCAACGATCTGATACTATTACTGTTTTATTCAACAATACATAATAGATATTACACGGTAATATACCATATCCCTCGCATATTTGACATTCAAATTAAGTATGATTTCGTGAATACGTAGAACggaaactataataaaaacccCCACGTCTCGATTCTAACATTGTATGTTAATATTGCGGCAACCCTAGCATGTACCAGCTCTACCTTTAGAATAACTTTGAGCTCGCAAAGAAATTGATGAATAAAAATCACTCGGTTATTCCCTTAGTGACACTTGTATAGAAAATACGTCATTAGTGACATTACGAAACGTCACGTGAACATAACTAGATTCGGAGTTGGGTTCCATGCGAGGGGAGTTTTGAACAGCTTCAAGTGTTTCACTGTCGCCACAACTAGTAAATTAATGGTCCAATTTTGTAGTGTTGGCTGAACTTGAAGGCCTTTAATTTTACTGCCGTCTACCAAAAGTACATAcgttattatagaaaatatattccaGTATTGTACAACTGTCGAGTACAGTATTGAAATGCCGTTAATGAAAAATACAGAAGCAAATCTAAATAGTATGCATGAGAAAAAAGAGGAAATCTTTGCGTGtcttagatatatatatttttttgtataaatggtTTTCATCCTACACAGAACTTTATACAAGTTCAACTTTACACCTTTTGCGTTTGAACTATCCAAGTATCATACATCAACGTTTTAGTATTCCACGGGAAATGCATTGCAGAAAGAAAGCTGAAACGAGCTTTCAGAAACTAGAAGAGCGCTGCTTTATAGTTATAGCAAAGATTTTATAGTTGGAGTTATTTGCGCTCCGCAGCTGCAACGCTTTCATGGGCTTACAGAATACAAAGTCGCAGAATACGCGTTTTCTGTATACTGTATAATATACTATGAAGACTTTAGAAGTATGTTATGGCATGACCACAAGGCGGCGGCGGTGAATGAGTTTTACAATATGCATTGTATGCCCGACCGCATAATGCCTAAGTTTTTGTGCCTGCATACAATTTTGCTTGAACTTAAGTGAAATGGGTCGAAAACAACAAAGAAATCTGAGAATTAGGGTGGAATATAACCCTTTTCAATGAGAATAATTACGGAGACATCGCGACTGGGATGCCGGGCGGCCGGCCCTGAATTCAAATTGTAATCATGTCCCGGATTATCATTTGTATGAGTTGGCATTTTATACTCATAtactatacaatataatatattctgtatCAAGTATAAAGGGTTCGGATAACATTTTGCCTTGTCCTTTATCTACATCAAAGTCACTGGGAATTTAAGTTATTCGAATTAACAACTGACAAAGACTCGTTTTAACCGAATTTAAACCCTAAGGAGAAAGTATGCAGttcgatatattttttgttacttgTAGAAGTTGGCTTTAACCAACGTTTATTCCAGCGAATATAACTATATACCGTGACATATTCTGTTAACGCAATTAAACATTGATGTTTGGGAATCGAAGACTTACAAGtttagaattaatattatgaaatttacgcgtcaataacataatatactttattgtGTGATTGTTGGTACTAATTCAGTACAGTCGGAGCGAAATACTGCATAAAACATGTTTTGTCACCCGACACTGCCCGGTCGACACAATA contains:
- the LOC123716573 gene encoding centrosomal and chromosomal factor; amino-acid sequence: MTGYARGEADFAADRFRRDTRPASLAPKDYSVPLHVDCSIEYELPDCAKPPQGVKIEPLLMIHPSHFRRLESLRRVPFVNNLPRTEGAVPAGGGLGPTPAAAAPDARSRGRQARRCCRAAPAPPVPPPQPAAAQRARLPEDARRYRLEYLTEGSKLSRGRLKAHPYLPPEALDCDIRALPPPAHYERFDKRALQQLPIYM